The following are encoded together in the Lathyrus oleraceus cultivar Zhongwan6 chromosome 3, CAAS_Psat_ZW6_1.0, whole genome shotgun sequence genome:
- the LOC127132436 gene encoding uncharacterized protein LOC127132436 codes for MVKGGKVSSKGSFRKRARSKGGGSDDSDEDYVVSDDAGNVSDCPEDDCFSLDGCAPEDSFDGFIEDEDAEVEIRPVTKFNRSRAKTGVRRQGKNVSKTARKRQRITYAEEIDEEEEEEEDEEVEEEDDDYNGEEEEEEEEEEKEVDEVEEEEEKEEEVEEVEEEVEEVEVDGNDEDEDFNYDDDEFIPEEEDYTDEEEEERSGRKKKKEDFSYEDEEFIPMEEERRGRKKKKEDFNYEDEEFIPTEEDYTDEEEEETRGITKKNNGIQMGKKKTLKKRVSATSSRGRKRSRSRVSKKTKRKRRGKSGGSRRKVKCDDDADDLFDNGPVIRTNSRKKPGHKRRRVLLEDANSGSDCETRPSDYEFTISEEEKEQVREAMELCGNIRRNLRRASLRMKNEVVEVHEDLHQQRKPPAQKGKEKVEESQGRKGKEKVEELKIEATKQVCGICLSEENKRRVRGILNSCTHYFCFACIMEWSKVESRCPLCKQRFKTISKPTRSATAQEAVIQVPERDQVYQPTEEELRSYIDPYESVICSECNLGGDDGLMLLCDICDSPAHTYCVGLGREVPEGNWYCDGCRPVALASLNSQAQERAADLRDTTQSQPSRPSPVHIRESIDLNLMSSSPYTSFGQGFGHLSSSRFSGRSAEGASPMSGGGAPTVSERRRIHRQIQQLRSMDRMTSTTGRINGISATSTISNLHSSEIDQRRELTSQYTRTHDVGTSYHTFFEERLGNNISPLMQNGDHFSTRISNSRRSLVQDSTMLSNATMNAVIWPGFSGTRTLSDIEPIHPFSSRSNIVTERSIIPPTIIEEDNLHIVKEQLQSMVKIHLKRLSQDTDLDYSTFKDIARSSTHTILAACGLEHKTSEVCSAPPPSVCPHVELIAGGHTSMMKGCCSSCFDSFVGDVVKRILDTRMSSQWLRLGI; via the exons ATGGTAAAGGGAGGGAAGGTTAGTAGCAAAGGTAGTTTCAGGAAAAGGGCTAGGTCAAAGGGGGGTGGTTCTGATGATTCCGATGAGGATTATGTGGTTTCGGATGATGCGGGGAATGTGTCTGATTGTCCTGAGGATGATTGTTTTTCTTTAGATGGATGTGCGCCCGAGGATAGTTTTGATGGTTTTATAGAAGACGAGGATGCGGAAGTGGAGATTCGACCGGTGACGAAATTCAATAGATCGAGGGCTAAAACGGGTGTACGGCGTCAGGGGAAGAATGTGAGTAAAACTGCGCGGAAGAGACAGAGGATTACATATGCAGAAGAAATAGAtgaggaagaagaggaagaagaagatgaagaagtagaagaagaagatgatgattaTAATGGAGAAGAAgaggaggaagaagaagaagaagaaaaagaagtGGACGAggtagaagaagaagaagaaaaagaagaagaagtgGAAGAGGTAGAAGAAGAGGTGGAAGAGGTAGAGGTAGATGGAAATGACGAGGATGAGGATTTCAATTATGATGATGACGAATTTATACCTGAGGAAGAAGATTACACGGACGAAGAGGAAGAAGAAAGAAGTGGGCggaagaagaaaaaggaggatTTTAGTTATGAAGATGAAGAATTTATACCGATGGAAGAAGAAAGAAGGGGCaggaagaagaaaaaggaggatTTCAATTATGAAGACGAGGAATTTATACCGACTGAAGAAGATTACACAGATGAGGAGGAAGAAGAAACGAGGGGTATAACGAAGAAAAACAATGGCATTCAAATGGGAAAGAAGAAGACTTTGAAGAAAAGGGTTTCTGCAACTTCTAGCAGAGGTCGAAAAAGGAGTCGCTCTAGAGTTTCAAAGAAGACcaagagaaagagaagaggaaagaGTGGAGGATCGAGGAGGAAAGTAAAGTGTGATGATGATGCAGACGATTTATTTGACAATGGCCCCGTCATCAGAACAAATAGCAGAAAGAAACCAGGCCATAAAAGGAGAAGGGTTCTCCTTGAAGATGCCAATTCCGGTTCCGATTGTGAGACTAGACCATCTGATTACGAGTTTACTATCTCTGAGGAAGAAAAAGAACAGGTGAGAGAAGCCATGGAGTTGTGCGGAAATATAAGAAGGAACTTGAGGAGAGCTTCTCTTCGAATGAAAAATGAAGTGGTTGAAGTACATGAAGATCTACATCAGCAACGGAAGCCTCCAGCACAGAAGGGTAAGGAAAAGGTAGAGGAATCTCAAGGAAGAAAGGGTAAGGAAAAAGTCGAGGAGTTAAAAATTGAGGCGACAAAGCAGGTCTGTGGAATTTGTCTGTCTGAGGAAAATAAAAGAAGAGTAAGGGGAATACTAAACAGCTGCACTCACTATTTTTGCTTTGCTTGCATTATGGAGTGGTCAAAGGTTGAATCTCGCTGCCCTCTGTGTAAGCAGAGATTCAAAACAATCAGTAAGCCCACACGATCAGCAACAGCGCAAGAAGCAGTGATACAAGTGCCCGAGCGTGATCAG GTTTATCAGCCAACTGAAGAAGAACTCAGGAGTTACATTGATCCATACGAGTCCGTTATTTGTTCAGAGTGCAATCTAGGTGGAGATGACGGCCTCATGCTACTCTGTGATATATGTGATTCTCCGGCACACACTTATTGTGTTGGTTTGGGGAGAGAAGTACCTGAAGGTAATTGGTACTGTGATGGTTGTAGACCGGTCGCTTTGGCATCTTTAAACTCCCAAGCTCAAGAACGCGCTGCTGATTTAAGAGATACTACCCAAAGCCAGCCTTCCAGACCGTCGCCTGTTCATATACGAGAAAGTATAGACCTGAACTTGATGTCATCATCACCATATACATCTTTTGGTCAAGGGTTTGGACATCTTTCATCCTCTAGATTTTCGGGCAGAAGTGCAGAAGGAGCTTCTCCGATGTCTGGTGGCGGGGCACCAACTGTATCAGAGAGACGACGGATACACCGTCAAATTCAGCAGCTACGATCAATGGATAGAATGACTTCTACGACTGGCAGAATTAACGGTATTTCAGCAACCAGTACAATAAGTAACTTGCATAGCTCGGAAATCGATCAAAGGAGGGAACTGACATCTCAATATACAAGGACACATGATGTAGGAACATCCTATCACACATTTTTTGAGGAGAGATTAGGCAACAACATCTCTCCATTAATGCAGAACGGAGATCACTTCTCCACAAGAATAAGCAATTCAAGAAGGTCATTGGTTCAGGATTCAACCATGCTTTCCAACGCGACTATGAATGCGGTTATATGGCCTGGATTTTCGGGGACACGCACGTTATCAGATATTGAACCAATCCACCCGTTCAGCAGCAGATCAAACATTGTCACCGAGCGTAGTATTATTCCTCCGACTATCATAGAAGAAGATAACTTGCACATTGTAAAGGAACAGTTGCAGTCGATGGTTAAAATCCATCTCAAGAGATTGTCCCAAGATACCGATTTGG ATTATAGTACATTCAAAGACATTGCAAGGAGTTCTACACATACCATACTTGCAGCTTGTGGACTCGAGCACAAGACAAGCGAGGTTTGTTCGGCGCCTCCACCGTCCGTATGTCCCCACGTTGAATTAATTGCTGGCGGACACACGAGTATGATGAAAGGTTGCTGCTCCTCTTGTTTTGATTCTTTTGTAGGCGATGTGGTTAAAAGGATTTTGGACACAAGAATGTCTTCACAGTGGTTAAGATTAGGAATTTAG
- the LOC127132437 gene encoding protein DEHYDRATION-INDUCED 19 homolog 3: protein MDSDSSSPWNALLSFSTLTSSKSYLSALQSRSDMFMDAFDENDIDDDDDDVKEEFLCPFCSEYFDIVGLCCHIDEEHPVEAKNGVCPVCALRVGVDMVAHIALQHGSILKMQRKRKSRKGGSYSTLSLLRKELREGNLQSLLGGSSCTLSSSNAAPDPLLSSFILPVADEFSSSQSQPNFPTGTRQSRKSSDETLSKKKVETPTLSVKDKEEKEKRCEFVQGLLLSTFLDDIS, encoded by the exons ATGGACTCTGATTCTTCTTCTCCTTGGAACGCTCTTCTTTCCTTTTCCACCCTCACTTCCTCCAAATCCTATCTCTCCGCTCTTCAATCTCGATCAG ATATGTTTATGGATGCTTTTGATGAAAATGATAttgacgatgatgatgatgatgtcAAGGAGGAGTTTTTATGTCCCTTTTGTTCTGAGTATTTTGATATTGTTGGATTGTGCTGCCACATTGATGAAGAGCATCCTGTTGAAGCCAAAAATGGG GTTTGTCCTGTTTGCGCATTGAGGGTGGGGGTTGATATGGTTGCACACATTGCTCTACAACATGGAAGCATACTTAAG ATGCAGCGAAAAAGGAAATCACGGAAAGGTGGATCTTATTCAACACTGTCTTTATTGAGGAAGGAGCTGCGAGAAGGAAATTTGCAATCCCTTTTGGGTGGGTCTTCATGTACATTGTCATCGTCTAATGCAGCCCCTGATCCATTGTTGTCATCGTTTATATTGCCCGTAGCTGATGAATTTTCCAGTTCTCAAAGTCAACCCAACTTTCCTACCGGGACAAGGCAATCTAGAAAAAGCTCGGATGAGACTCTATCAAAAAA AAAAGTGGAGACACCTACCTTGTCAGTCAAGGATaaggaagaaaaagaaaaaagatgcGAGTTTGTTCAAGGGCTATTGCTGTCCACCTTCCTTGATGACATTTCATGA